One part of the Amphiura filiformis chromosome 5, Afil_fr2py, whole genome shotgun sequence genome encodes these proteins:
- the LOC140152996 gene encoding uncharacterized protein isoform X2, which produces MLAMLQEYATDGHSVTPTCTGTCSSWLKMGLAPSFPIEMEPVSFEPNEFFSSTGTRRIIGDQELRLHCQETSFHQIHEQIYKGMIENRRKFQMPKEHLEVVNFDELCRQHPRFTPANVAEFRIEFIQCDIDKDALLDFNEICNALDRLGDNSEHDLRYNCYTEAMTAQLSKVDFRDFLVLCELICQSRDEMDACALPYQISREASPAKPSKSNRKRSRSRSRSKSSMDTPGSTRSTRLNNGPPDNISTLEKLDKLDNEETCKCHTASNEKILPSENTPKHHLEVQGTPNRVRYNSSAVASGDVSDEDFPLINQDQWEPHGRNPSNSQGYPSIQQVAD; this is translated from the coding sequence ATGCTGGCCATGCTACAAGAATATGCCACTGATGGCCATTCTGTGACTCCTACTTGTACTGGTACCTGCAGCTCATGGCTGAAAATGGGCCTAGCACCAAGCTTTCCTATCGAAATGGAGCCAGTTTCGTTTGAGCCAAACGAGTTCTTTAGTAGTACAGGCACTCGGAGGATCATCGGTGATCAAGAACTCCGCCTCCACTGTCAGGAGACAAGTTTTCACCAGATTCATGAACAAATATACAAAGGCATGATCGAGAACAGGAGGAAATTTCAGATGCCAAAAGAGCATCTGGAGGTAGTCAATTTTGACGAACTGTGTAGGCAGCATCCGAGATTCACTCCGGCGAACGTTGCCGAATTTCGGATTGAGTTTATACAATGCGATATTGATAAAGATGCATTACTAGACTTTAATGAAATTTGCAACGCTCTGGATAGATTAGGAGACAATTCCGAGCATGATCTTAGGTATAATTGTTATACTGAAGCCATGACTGCACAACTAAGCAAAGTTGACTTCCGTGATTTCCTGGTGCTTTGTGAATTGATATGTCAATCCCGGGATGAAATGGATGCCTGTGCGCTTCCCTATCAAATATCCCGAGAAGCATCCCCCGCCAAACCATCTAAGAGCAACAGAAAGCGAAGTCGAAGTCGGAGTAGAAGCAAGAGCTCAATGGACACACCAGGGAGTACTAGGAGCACTAGACTCAATAACGGACCACCAGACAATATATCGACATTGGAAAAATTGGATAAACTGGATAATGAAGAAACTTGCAAATGTCATACAGCATCCAATGAAAAAATTTTACCATCGGAAAATACACCGAAACACCATCTAGAAGTACAAGGAACACCTAATCGAGTGAGATATAATTCCTCAGCAGTAGCTTCAGGGGATGTTAGTGATGAAGACTTTCCACTCATTAATCAAGATCAATGGGAACCACATGGACGCAACCCATCCAACTCGCAAGGATACCCAAG
- the LOC140152996 gene encoding uncharacterized protein isoform X1 — MLAMLQEYATDGHSVTPTCTGTCSSWLKMGLAPSFPIEMEPVSFEPNEFFSSTGTRRIIGDQELRLHCQETSFHQIHEQIYKGMIENRRKFQMPKEHLEVVNFDELCRQHPRFTPANVAEFRIEFIQCDIDKDALLDFNEICNALDRLGDNSEHDLRYNCYTEAMTAQLSKVDFRDFLVLCELICQSRDEMDACALPYQISREASPAKPSKSNRKRSRSRSRSKSSMDTPGSTRSTRLNNGPPDNISTLEKLDKLDNEETCKCHTASNEKILPSENTPKHHLEVQGTPNRVRYNSSAVASGDVSDEDFPLINQDQWEPHGRNPSNSQGYPSPSKSEERPFFRRAPLAFQSSESL; from the coding sequence ATGCTGGCCATGCTACAAGAATATGCCACTGATGGCCATTCTGTGACTCCTACTTGTACTGGTACCTGCAGCTCATGGCTGAAAATGGGCCTAGCACCAAGCTTTCCTATCGAAATGGAGCCAGTTTCGTTTGAGCCAAACGAGTTCTTTAGTAGTACAGGCACTCGGAGGATCATCGGTGATCAAGAACTCCGCCTCCACTGTCAGGAGACAAGTTTTCACCAGATTCATGAACAAATATACAAAGGCATGATCGAGAACAGGAGGAAATTTCAGATGCCAAAAGAGCATCTGGAGGTAGTCAATTTTGACGAACTGTGTAGGCAGCATCCGAGATTCACTCCGGCGAACGTTGCCGAATTTCGGATTGAGTTTATACAATGCGATATTGATAAAGATGCATTACTAGACTTTAATGAAATTTGCAACGCTCTGGATAGATTAGGAGACAATTCCGAGCATGATCTTAGGTATAATTGTTATACTGAAGCCATGACTGCACAACTAAGCAAAGTTGACTTCCGTGATTTCCTGGTGCTTTGTGAATTGATATGTCAATCCCGGGATGAAATGGATGCCTGTGCGCTTCCCTATCAAATATCCCGAGAAGCATCCCCCGCCAAACCATCTAAGAGCAACAGAAAGCGAAGTCGAAGTCGGAGTAGAAGCAAGAGCTCAATGGACACACCAGGGAGTACTAGGAGCACTAGACTCAATAACGGACCACCAGACAATATATCGACATTGGAAAAATTGGATAAACTGGATAATGAAGAAACTTGCAAATGTCATACAGCATCCAATGAAAAAATTTTACCATCGGAAAATACACCGAAACACCATCTAGAAGTACAAGGAACACCTAATCGAGTGAGATATAATTCCTCAGCAGTAGCTTCAGGGGATGTTAGTGATGAAGACTTTCCACTCATTAATCAAGATCAATGGGAACCACATGGACGCAACCCATCCAACTCGCAAGGATACCCAAG